The Chitinophagales bacterium genome has a window encoding:
- a CDS encoding response regulator transcription factor, with the protein MQDLDLNICLIEDDETIREGYEYLIGNNEGYKICGSFASYEDAAKKIAKCDPDVILLDVELPGISGIDAIPKLKKLVPDAHIIILTVYEQEMMIFRALAGGASGYLTKDTPHKKILSSIKEVMEGGGPMSSNIARMVIQSFQRSEESPLTPRETEILEQIATGKSRKRIAEELFIDLETVKSHIKNIYSKLNVHSKADAIKLAKDNKFI; encoded by the coding sequence ATGCAAGACCTGGATCTGAATATATGCCTGATAGAAGATGATGAGACCATCCGTGAAGGATATGAATACCTCATAGGTAATAATGAAGGGTATAAGATATGTGGCAGTTTTGCTTCTTACGAAGATGCCGCTAAAAAGATAGCCAAATGCGACCCTGATGTGATACTACTGGATGTGGAACTGCCGGGTATTTCAGGCATAGATGCCATACCTAAACTAAAAAAGCTGGTACCCGACGCACACATTATCATTCTAACGGTATATGAGCAGGAGATGATGATATTCCGTGCATTGGCCGGAGGTGCCTCAGGTTACCTGACCAAAGACACACCGCACAAAAAGATATTATCCTCAATAAAAGAAGTAATGGAAGGCGGAGGCCCCATGAGCTCCAACATTGCAAGAATGGTGATACAGTCTTTTCAGCGAAGCGAAGAATCTCCGCTCACCCCACGCGAAACGGAAATACTGGAACAGATAGCAACCGGCAAAAGTCGCAAGCGCATTGCCGAAGAATTGTTCATAGACCTGGAGACCGTTAAGTCTCACATCAAGAACATATACAGCAAGCTCAATGTACACTCTAAAGCAGACGCTATTAAGCTGGCCAAAGACAACAAGTTCATTTGA